One genomic region from Fusarium keratoplasticum isolate Fu6.1 chromosome 14, whole genome shotgun sequence encodes:
- a CDS encoding Phosphate transporter: MAVLGQYDYLFAVGTIFAFLDAWNIGANDVANSWASSVSSRSITYLQAMCGASVMEFSGALGVGGRVADTIRTKIVDVEAFDESPALLMLGMVCAVIASSVYLTIATRFGFPVSTTHSILGGVLGMGVGALGGSGITWVGYKDDGSLDIQKGVVQVFLAWIIAPVLSGAFGAIIFLFTKYGVLLRSNPAMRGLILVPFYFWLTGSLITMLLLWKGGSYEVSLSGAEIPGVIVAAGAAWGLLMAVFLVPWLYRVVIKEDWQLKGYHIFLGPLLLRRGPVPPPPADFKGVVRNFYEGHLTREELEARHAQRAADLTGDIEGQREKKTAIDNDTEQNSPDNTQVTPHKSLIGPKPHAPWYSGAFVWWAIKFAILRGVDRDIVSSQSEKSVVAGDVEEIHARARHFDNRTEFLYTFLQVMTAAATSFTHGANDVANAVGPYASIYQIWQSGAVPGSKAQVPIWILAFGGAGIVIGLWTYGYNIMRNLGNRVTLMSPARGFSMELGTVITIILATRLKLPISTTQCITGAIVGVGLCNGDWRSINWRMVGWIYLGWFITVPTAGLMSGILMGFITYAPNW, translated from the exons ATGGCCGTCCTCGGGCAGTACGACTACCTCTTCGCAGTCGGTACCATCTTTGCCTTCCTCGATGCCTGGAACATCGGAGCCAATGATGTCGCCAACTCTTGGGCCTCTTCCGTATCCTCCCGTTCCATCACCTACTTACAAGCCATGTGTGGTGCCTCCGTGATGGAGTTCAGTGGCGCGCTCGGTGTTGGTGGTCGTGTCGCTGATACAATCCGAACAAAGATTGTCGACGTCGAAGCCTTTGACGAGAGCCCGGCTCTGCTGATGCTTGGTATGGTCTGCGCCGTGATTGCCTCTTCTGTCTATCTCACTATTGCTACCCGCTTCGGTTTCCCTGTTTCTACCACCCACTCCATTCTCGGTGGTGTTCTGGGTATGGGCGTCGGTGCTCTGGGTGGTTCTGGGATTACTTGGGTTGGCTACAAGGATGATGGCTCGCTCGATATTCAGAAAGGTGTCGTCCAG GTCTTCCTCGCGTGGATTATAGCTCCCGTACTTTCCGGCGCCTTCGGCGCTATAATTTTCCTCTTCACCAAGTACGGCGTTCTTCTCCGCAGTAACCCAGCCATGAGGGGCCTTATCCTCGTTCCCTTCTACTTCTGGCTTACTGGCTCTCTCATTACTATGCTGCTCCTTTGGAAGGGTGGCTCTTACGAGGTTAGCCTTAGTGGTGCTGAGATTCCTGGTgtcatcgtcgccgccgGTGCCGCATGGGGCCTTCTCATGGCCGTTTTCCTCGTTCCCTGGCTGTACCGTGTCGTTATCAAGGAGGATTGGCAGCTCAAGGGCTACCATATTTTCCTCGGCCCTCTCCTGCTCCGCCGAGGCCCTGTACCCCCTCCCCCGGCCGACTTCAAGGGCGTCGTTCGCAACTTCTACGAGGGTCATCTTACCcgcgaggagcttgaggcccGCCATGCCCAGCGCGCCGCCGACCTCACTGGCGACATCGAGGGTCAacgcgagaagaagaccgcTATTGATAATGACACGGAGCAAAATTCTCCCGATAACACCCAAGTCACCCCGCACAAGTCTCTGATCGGACCCAAGCCTCATGCTCCCTGGTACTCTGGTGCCTTTGTTTGGTGGGCCATCAAATTTGCTATCTTGCGCGGTGTCGACCGAGATATCGTTAGCTCCCAGAGCGAGAAGtctgttgttgctggtgaTGTGGAGGAGATCCATGCCCGAGCCCGCCATTTTGACAACCGTACTGAATTTCTTTACACTTTCCTCCAAGTCATGACTGCTGCCGCTACTTCTTTCACCCACGGTGCTAACGATGTGGCTAACGCCGTGGGTCCCTACGCCTCCATATACCAGATCTGGCAGTCTGGAGCGGTTCCTGGCTCCAAGGCTCAGGTCCCTATCTGGATTCTCGCCTTTGGCGGCGCTGGTATTGTGATCGGCCTCTGGACTTACGGCTATAATATCATGCGCAACCTGGGTAACCGTGTCACACTCATGTCCCCTGCTCGAGGGTTCTCCATGGAGCTTGGCACTGTCATTACCATTATCCTAGCCACTCGACTTA AGCTACCTATCTCCACTACTCAGTGCATTACGGGTGCTATTGTCGGCGTCGGTCTCTGCAACGGCGACTGGCGGTCTATCAATTGGCGCATGGTCGGCTGGATCTATTTAGGTTGGTTTATTACTGTTCCAACGGCCGGGCTTATGTCTGGAATTCTGATGGGTTTTATTACCTACGCGCCTAACTGGTAG
- a CDS encoding Potassium transport protein, producing the protein MWKPSINFFTLHYAYIIVVGLVGFAVILPYGNVAAIDAFFFGASASTESGLNTFDVKNLKTYQQLVIYVIPTIAHMAVINIVVIATRLYWFERRLKQVAPSMLRWKSYTAQGDRPGRPLTADFEIQLPDWPNAVSFSPALENTGHNGDCPDKNSEGPANRDSALLSQNPTAKLREPLDDECSGLIHKQAALPLPEQQAKLDQSLRITFDSTLQGHRRDSVTIYNPPLGGRDRRCSFPTTREGQRGSMGYIEDSTVNISESQPISTDVPVSTDEGTIQKPITPTTSRMSRDSRWRSRERLSLERATSIERVASSIFVLGQICNRSRELSKSDRGASRPSAPYTRVSDLPQLSSQVTIGRNSQFHGLSAEERELLGGIEYRSLKLLLWICIGYFVGLHVLGVICLLPWIQHAPSKYTDYLDEVGQNKIWWAFYSAQTMANNLGFTLTPDSMVHFRDATFPMLVMTFLAYTGYNFYPIFLRLLIWSFYKLVPKNSALRGPLAFLLEHPRRCCMLLFPSRPTWILFGILFGLNFLDVLLLIVLDLDNPSVTDLPLAQRILAAIFQAASSRHTGTSTFDLSGLNPAAQFSLLVMMYISVYPIALTIRASNTYEERALGKYAPEQVNPEEAKTGGKYVMAHMRNQLSFDLWYIFLGIFLICIAESDKIMDTSQPLQSQEFSVFPIFFEVTSAYGNVGLSLGHPGVQTSLSGQFSVCSKLVICAMMIRGRHRGLPYEVDRAIQLPSERLVDDNAEPLPSRRPLLTGEIDNEAT; encoded by the exons ATGTGGAAACCTTCCATAAATTTCTTCACACTACACT ATGCCTATATTATCGTGGTTGGCCTAGTCGGCTTTGCCGTGATCTTACCCTACGGTAATGTCGCTGCTATAGATGCTTTCTTCTTCGGCGCCAGCGCGTCTACAGAATCCGGCCTCAACACTTTTGACGTCAAAAATCTCAAGACATACCAACAACTTGTCATCTACGTTATTCCCACCATTGCCCATATGGCTGTGATCAATATCGTGGTCATCGCAACTCGACTCTACTGGTTCGAGCGGCGTCTCAAGCAAGTTG CTCCGTCCATGCTCCGCTGGAAATCTTATACAGCGCAAGGCGATCGTCCAGGTAGACCGCTCACTGCCGACTTCGAGATCCAGCTTCCCGATTGGCCTAACGCCGTCTCTTTTTCTCCAGCTCTAGAGAATACAGGGCATAACGGGGACTGCCCCGATAAGAACAGCGAGGGTCCTGCAAACCGAGATTCAGCTTTGCTCTCCCAAAATCCCACGGCTAAACTAAGGGAGCCGCTAGATGACGAGTGCTCTGGGCTTATCCACAAGCAGGCCGCTTTGCCACTACCAGAACAACAAGCGAAACTCGACCAGAGCCTTCGCATCACTTTTGATTCGACGTTGCAAGGCCATCGGAGAGATTCCGTAACCATCTACAACCCACCCCTTGGCGGGCGCGACCGCA GATGTTCGTTCCCCACCACCCGAGAAGGCCAGCGCGGCTCCATGGGATATATAGAGGATAGTACGGTAAACATATCGGAATCGCAACCTATCTCGACAGACGTTCCTGTCAGTACAGATGAAGGGACCATCCAAAAGCCTATCACCCCAACGACTAGCAGAATGAGCAGAGACTCCCGCTGGCGCAGTCGTGAGCGCCTTAGTCTGGAGCGAGCCACTTCTATTGAGCGTGTCGCATCGTCTATTTTTGTTCTAGGCCAAATATGTAACCGCAGTCGCGAGTTAAGTAAGAGTGACCGCGGTGCTTCGCGGCCTTCAGCACCATACACCCGAGTGTCTGACCTACCCCAGCTGTCTTCACAGGTAACTATTGGAAGAAACTCGCAATTTCATGGTCTGTCCGCTGAGGAACGGGAGCTTTTGGGTGGCATTGAATATCGCAGCTTGAAACTCCTTCTCTGGATTTGTATTG GATACTTTGTGGGTTTGCACGTTTTGGGAGTCATCTGTCTTCTGCCTTGGATTCAGCATGCCCCTTCCAAGTACACCGACTACCTCGACGAGGTAGGCCAGAACAAGATTTGGTG GGCTTTTTATTCTGCGCAAACCATGGCGAATAATCTCGGTTTCACTTTAACACCGGATTCCATGGTCCATTTTCGCGACGCGACTTTTCCGATGCTAGTCATGACTTTTCTGGCCTATACCGGGTACAACTTCTATCCCATCTTTCTACGTCTCCTCATTTGGAGCTTCTACAAGCTTGTACCCAAGAATTCGGCCCTGCGAGGACCACTAGCTTTCCTTCTAGAGCACCCACGCCGATGTTGTATGCTCCTGTTCCCAAGTCGCCCAACGTGGATTCTCTTCGGCATCCTCTTCGGCCTAAATTTCTTGGATGTGCTGCTGCTTATCGTCCTAGACCTTGACAACCCATCCGTCACGGACCTACCACTTGCCCAGCGCATCTTAGCAGCCATCTTTCAAGCCGCTTCATCACGTCATACGGGAACATCTACCTTCGATCTCTCCGGACTGAACCCGGCCGCACAGTTTAGCCTACTGGTGATGATGTACATCTCTGTTTATCCTATTGCCTTGACTATTCGTGCCTCTAATACGTACGAGGAGCGGGCGCTGGGAAAATACGCTCCTGAGCAGGTTAACCCGGAAGAGGCTAAGACAGGCGGCAAGTACGTCATGGCGCACATGCGAAATCAACTCAGTTTCGATCTTTGGTATATATTCCTGGGGATCTTTCTTATTTGTATTGCCGAGTCAGATAAGATCATGGATACCTCACAACCT CTCCAATCGCAGGAATTTTCTGTGTTTCCTATCTTCTTCGAGGTAACCTCGGCATA TGGTAACGTTGGCCTCAGTCTCGGTCACCCGGGCGTTCAGACGTCTTTGTCTGGCCAGTTCTCCGTCTGTAGCAAGCTTGTCATATGCGCTATGATGATTCGAGGCCGTCATCGCGGCTTACCTTACGAAGTTGACCGCGCCATCCAGTTGCCAAGCGAACGCCTTGTCGATGACAACGCCGAGCCACTCCCGTCTCGCAGACCTCTATTGACTGGCGAGATTGACAATGAAGCCACGTAG
- a CDS encoding Cation-ATPase-N domain-containing protein: protein MSQQPLEVSEHVSGQANKPMSAPAHALTFQQVAEELGANLEDGLTNGEAKNRLEEYGRNEFGAEKGVQPLKIFIGQIANALTLVLILAMAASFGIQSWIEGGVVAAVIILNIVVGFFQEFQAAKTMDSLRSLSSPTAHAVRGGNNETVVTAEIVPGDMVELKTGDTIPADIRLVEAVNFETNEALLTGESLPVRKDVAAIFAEDTGPGDRLNVAYSSSTVTKGRARGIVFATGMYTEIGQIAAALRGKSSRRREPKRRADGTAHIGRWMEAWTLTFSDAVGRFLGVNVGTPLQRKLSKLAILLLGTAIICAIIVLGANEFSAKREVIIYAVATGLSMIPASLIVVLTITMAAGTKRMVQRHVIVRNLKSLEALGGVTNICSDKTGTLTQGNMIVKKAWIPGRGTYSVGSTSEPFNPTVGDLGFKEAQPKDINFQENDAEGTLVNAEDLVARDKTLQEYLNVASLANLATVHMVNNEWHARGDPTEIAMQVFASRFDWNRLRLSTGEKARWHEVAEFPFDSDVKKMSVIFEDKQTQKQWVFTKGAVERVLTSCPRYSLGDEVNEFTDDIKDEVLRNMEALARLGLRVLALASRTDIRHVKDNEAELDRGQFEHNLIFRGLIGLYDPPRPESASSVRMCHEAGVSVHMLTGDHPETARAIALEVGILPSKMSQIPSDVAKTMVMAASEFDKLTDEQIDELPLLPLVVARCAPQTKVRMIDALHRRKRFVAMTGDGVNDSPSLKRSDVGIAMGMAGSDVAKEASDIVLTDDNFASILNAVEEGRRMFDNIQKFILHVLAENIAQACTLLIGLAFKDRNNISVFPLAPVEILWIIMITSGMPDMGLGFEIAAPDIMQRPPQNLKQGVFTPELLIDMVVYGLWMSALCLSSFVLVLYGFGQGSADIGENCNNDYSEGCRVVFRARATTFACLTWFALFLAWEMVNMRRSFFRMQPKSKRYFTQWMFDVWRNQFLFWSIVAGFVTMFPLIYIPKLNTVVFKHAPISWEWGIVFVEALLFFLGIESWKWAKRIYFRRQARKTTGHVQDLETRAFGQYYSMSTRSQDEESGPAREKVTR from the exons ATGAGTCAGCAACCGCTTGAAGTGTCGGAGCATGTCTCTGGCCAGGCCAACAAGCCCATGTCCGCTCCCGCACATGCTCTCACTTTTCAGCAAGTGGCGGAGGAGCTCGGCGCCAATCTCGAAGACGGACTGACTAACGGAGAGGCCAAAAACCGCCTAGAGGAATATGGTCGCAATGAGTTTGGCGCCGAGAAGGGTGTTCAACCACTCAAGATCTTCATCGGTCAGATAGCCAATGCCTTGACTCTA GTGCTCATTCTCGCCATGGCAGCGTCTTTTGGCATCCAGTCGTGGATCGAAGGCGGTGTTGTTGCGGCGGTCATTATCCTGAACATTGTCGTGGGCTTCTTCCAGGAGTTCCAAGCTGCCAAGACCATGGATTCTCTGCGCTCGCTCAGCTCTCCTACTGCTCACGCTGTCCGAGGTGGCAACAACGAAACCGTTGTGACTGCCGAGATCGTTCCCGGAGACATGGTCGAACTCAAGACCGGCGACACTATCCCCGCCGATATCCGCCTCGTTGAGGCAGTTAACTTCGAGACCAACGAGGCGCTTCTAACTGGCGAGTCTCTCCCTGTGCGCAAAGACGTCGCTGCGATCTTCGCCGAAGATACAGGCCCAGGCGATCGACTCAACGTTGCCTATAGCTCCTCCACGGTTACCAAGGGTCGCGCCCGTGGCATTGTCTTTGCAACAGGCATGTACACCGAGATCGGTCAGATTGCTGCTGCGCTCCGCGGTAAATCTTCACGCCGTCGGGAGCCGAAGCGCAGAGCCGACGGCACGGCACACATTGGTCGATGGATGGAGGCCTGGACCTTGACATTTTCCGATGCGGTTGGTCGCTTTCTGGGCGTCAATGTTGGAACTCCACTGCAACGCAAGCTCTCGAAATTGGCGATTCTACTCCTAGGCACTGCCATCATCTGTGCTATCATTGTCCTCGGGGCCAATGAATTCAGCGCTAAACGAGAGGTGATTATCTATGCTGTTGCCACCGGCCTCTCTATGATCCCAGCATCCCTGATTGTCgtcctcaccatcaccatggctgcCGGCACTAAGCGGATGGTTCAGAGACATGTCATTGTTCGTAACCTAAAGAGCTTGGAGGCTCTTGGTGGTGTAACCA ATATTTGCTCTGACAAGACTGGCACTTTAACCCAGGGCAACATGATCGTGAAAAAAGCATGGATTCCTGGTCGAGGCACATACTCTGTGGGTTCCACTAGTGAACCATTCAACCCCACGGTTGGAGATCTCGGCTTTAAAGAAGCTCAGCCCAAGGACATCAACTTTCAAGAAAATGACGCGGAGGGCACCTTGGTAAACGCCGAAGACCTCGTGGCTCGAGACAAGACCCTCCAAGAATACTTGAACGTCGCATCGCTGGCCAACCTGGCCACTGTCCACATGGTCAATAACGAATGGCATGCACGCGGAGACCCAACGGAGATTGCTATGCAGGTATTTGCTTCACGCTTCGACTGGAATCGTCTTCGCCTCTCCACAGGCGAGAAGGCGAGATGGCACGAAGTAGCCGAGTTTCCCTTTGACTCGGACGTGAAGAAAATGTCCGTTATCTTCGAGGACAAGCAGACTCAAAAGCAATGGGTGTTCACTAAGGGGGCCGTCGAGCGGGTCCTCACGTCATGTCCCCGTTACAGCCTCGGTGACGAGGTCAACGAGTTCACTGATGAtatcaaggatgaggtcctCCGTAACATGGAAGCCTTGGCCCGCCTTGGATTGCGAGTGCTTGCCCTGGCCAGCCGGACCGATATCCGCCACGTCAAGGACAACGAAGCTGAGCTAGACCGAGGGCAATTTGAGCATAATCTCATCTTTCGTGGATTGATTGGTCTCTatgatcctcctcgacccgAATCTGCGTCGTCCGTCAGGATGTGTCACGAGGCTGGCGTCAGCGTCCACATGTTGACTGGTGACCATCCGGAAACCGCGCGGGCTATCGCTCTCGAGGTTGGTATCCTGCCTAGCAAGATGTCCCAGATTCCAAGCGATGTTGCCAAGACAATGGTTATGGCAGCATCGGAGTTTGACAAGCTGACGGACGAGCAAATCGATGAGCTCCCTCTGCTCCCCTTGGTTGTTGCACGATGCGCCCCTCAAACCAAAGTACGCATGATTGACGCCCTCCACCGACGCAAGCGCTTTGTCGCCATgaccggcgatggcgtcaACGATTCGCCAAGTTTGAAGCGGTCGGATGTTGGGATTGCCATGGGCATGGCGGGGTCAGACGTCGCTAAAGAGGCTTCTGATATCGTTCTTACTGATGATAACTTCGCATCGATCCTCAACGCTGTTGAGGAAGGCCGTCGCATGTTCGACAATATTCAGAAATTCATTCTACACGTTTTGGCCGAGAATATCGCCCAGGCTTGTACGCTGCTTATCGGCCTTGCTTTCAAGGACAGGAACAACATATCTGTGTTCCCTCTAGCCCCCGTGGAGATCCTATGGATCATCATGATCACTTCCGGTATGCCAGATATGGGTTTGGGGTTTGAGATCGCGGCGCCCGACATCATGCAGCGCCCGCCTCAAAAT TTGAAGCAAGGAGTTTTCACGCCGGAGCTGCTGATTGACATGGTGGTATATGGCCTCTGGATGTCGGCATTGTGCCTGTCGTCATTCGTACTCGTTCTATATGGATTCGGCCAAGGTTCTGCCGACATTGGCGAGAATTGCAACAACGATTACAGCGAGGGCTGCAGGGTGGTTTTTCGTGCTCGTGCGACAACCTTTGCTTGCCTGACATGGTTCGCACTCTTTCTTGCTTGGGAAATGGTTAACATGCGCCGATCCTTCTTCCGCATGCAACCCAAGAGCAAGCGCTACTTCACCCAGTGGATGTTTGATGTTTGGCGTAACCAGTTCTTGTTTTGGTCTATCGTGGCTGGTTTCGTCACAATGTTTCCCTTGATCTATATCCCGAAGCTCAACACGGTCGTGTTCAAGCACGCCCCAATCTCGTGGGAGTGGGGTATTGTCTTCGTCGAAgcgctcctcttcttcctagGCATCGAGTCGTGGAAATGGGCGAAGCGCATTTACTTCCGGCGCCAGGCTCGCAAAACGACAGGCCATGTTCAAGATCTGGAGACTCGGGCATTTGGACAATACTATAGCATGTCGACCagaagccaagatgaagagagcgGACCAGCTCGGGAAAAGGTCACTCGATAA
- a CDS encoding HAL protein kinase translates to MEGYPSERSPGALLQQAGKGSAKETLRRIFSKRNIKPTSLQNNAATPNAIQSGRLPIAISSLDAPDSPVLPSASAADPAPHARKPLLTDQNLDEGPLISESTTFDGGNVAPLRRFIALQGGHEHHLEPRLRQETLLGLWKKLLSKDQPSELLAKYGKCREEVGYGTSGIVRITHKKKESGTGEDLYAVKEFQRRSREAEDKYIRRLTAEFCIVSELRHPNVIRTLELLTDAKGNYCQVMEYCEGGDLFTLVHSARKLEIQEADCFFKQMMRGVEYMHEMGVVHRDLKPENLLLTRNGGLKISDFGNSDCFRMAWENDVHMVSGLCGSGPYIAPEVYMDQEYDGRAVDVWACGVVYMAMRTGSFLWQKAEKDEDELFAQYLEDRRQEEGFSQIESLSSLSCRNTIYCMLDPTPSRRITASQVLRSEWGRGIQLCQAAC, encoded by the exons ATGGAGGGCTATCCAAGTGAGCGCTCACCGGGTGCTCTGCTGCAACAAGCGGGGAAAGGCTCCGCTAAGGAGACACTGAGGCGGATATTCTCTAAAAGAAACATCAAGCCGACATCGCTGCAGAACAACGCCGCTACCCCCAACGCTATCCAGAGCGGTAGGCTGCCGATCGCTATTAGTAGCTTGGACGCCCCAGACAGCCCTGTGctgccctcggcctcggctgcAGATCCAGCCCCTCATGCCCGAAAACCGTTATTAACGGATCAGAACCTGGACGAAGGTCCTCTGATTTCGGAATCCACCACTTTCGACGGCGGCAACGTCGCGCCGCTGCGACGGTTCATCGCGCTGCAAGGAGGACAtgagcatcatctcgagcCAAGGCTGCGCCAAGAGACCCTGTTAGGTTTATGGAAGAAGCTACTGAGCAAGGACCAGCCGTCGGAGTTGTTGGCGAAGTACGGCAAGTGCCGCGAAGAGGTGGGATATGGGACGTCCGGCATCGTGCGCATCACGCACAAGAAAAAGGAGAGTGGGACTGGCGAAGACCTATACGCGGTGAAGGAATTCCAGCGTCGGTCAAGGGAGGCGGAGGATAAGTATATCAGGCGCTTGACGGCTGAGTTCTGCATTGTCAGCGAGCTGCGCCATCCCAATGTGATACGCACGCTTGAACTACTGACGGATGCGAAGGGGAACTATTGCCAGGTGATGGAGTACTGCGAGGGTGGTGACCTGTTCACGCTAGTGCACTCGGCGCGGAAGCTAGAGATTCAGGAGGCGGACTGCTTCTTTAAGCAGATGATGCGCGGTGTTGAGTATATGCATGAGATGGGTGTAGTGCACCGTGATCTCAAACCTGAAAATTTGCTGCTTACTAGGAATGGCGGACTCAAGATCAGTGATTTCGGCAACAGCGACTGCTTTCGTATGGCATGGGAGAACGACGTCCATATGGTGTCTGGGCTATGCGGTTCAGGGCCATATATAGCTCCAGAAGTGTATATGGACCAGGAGTACGATGGCCGAGCAGTCGATGTCTGGGCATGCGGTGTCGTTTACATGGCAATGCGTACGGGTAGTTTCCTCTGGCAAAAAGCAGagaaagatgaagatgagctATTTGCACAATACCTCGAGGATCGTCGTCAGGAGGAGGGATTCAGCCAGATTGAGTCGTTAAGCTCA TTAAGCTGTCGGAATACCATCTACTGCATGTTAGATCCGACTCCATCTCGCCGTATCACGGCATCACAAGTCTTGCGGTCCGAATGGGGTCGAGGAATACAACTCTGCCAGGCGGCCTGCTAG